Genomic window (Capricornis sumatraensis isolate serow.1 chromosome 16, serow.2, whole genome shotgun sequence):
AATTCAGAAGCCCACCTACTCTGCAGAAATAGAAGCTGACAGCCCAGAGGTGGAGAGAGGTCCAAGGTCACACCAGACCCTACTTGCCATCTGTTCTTGGCCTCAGGCCCTGGGGTCAAGCAGAGATTTTCCTGTGGTGCTGGCCACTCAGACATACCTACTACCTTGGACAGAGCCCTGGGCCAGGTGCTGGGGTCAGGTTTCCAGGCAAAGGCCTGAGGACCACAAGTTTTTTGACAAGTCCCTGGCCTCTGGCCTCACCACCCCATTTATAAAACACAGTCATTGTCTTGTATTCTGTCCTTTGATGGTCCTAGGTTCTCTCTGGGCCTCCTTTCCCCAACTGAGGTGTCTAGTAAATGCACACacatccccacccccatcaccaaAGCTGTTGGCTCCCCTGCAGGGCTTCCCCTGGAGGCCATCAGCCAATCAGAAACCAGCCACTATGGGGCCTGAGAAGGGAGAGCGGGCCTTGACGGCTGGCCTGTGATGTCTTAGTGGCTGGAGCCTGAAGGGGCTGTACGCAGCAGGACAGGAAACAGAccttttcattcactcattcatttacaaACACTTACTGCATAGTCTCATGCGCTAGTCAGTGTGCCAGAAACACAACAAGGAGGAAGAGCCAGTGCCTCCCACTGGGGAAGATGTCAGAGCTGGGGCTTGGAGCTGACATGGGCCAGGGCTGGGGTGAATGCAACAGCTGAGGGCCCAGCGTCCATGGCATGCTTGAGCTCTTGTGCCATATAAGAAAAGACAACACACCCTGTTAACTCCATGGACCAAGGGTGTGGTGGAGAGCAGGAGTGGGCTCAGTGTGTTGGCCAACCTCTGGATGCATGTGCTTGCATAAGTCTGTTAAGCTTGTCCCTCTGAGAACACACCCAGGCACCTGCATGGGCCCAGAAGTATGAATGTTCAAATATGTACGTGCTTATGAATCTATGGACACATACTAGAATGCACTCAAATCTATgttcacatgtacacacatatgaaTGCTTCCGCAAGTACGTGTAAGAAGCACATCTGAGCCTGCCTGGAACTGTGCACAAGCTTATGCAAGCCTTCCTGCGCATGTGTAGGCACACACAAGTGagcatgagtgtgtgtatgtgctcacaTGTGGACACACCTAGGCCTGCTTACATGTTAAGTTGGCTTCTACAAATACATGTAAGTATACAACCCCACTTCTGAAAAGACATGTCCAATATGCATGTGCAAGTTGCTATTCTCATCTGCCAAGCCTTGGGAGTGACAGTAGGGACAGGGGAGagagtgggaaggaggagaggtcttcctcccacccccagcatcaATAGCCCTGGACTTCAGTATTGAACCCTGTCTCAGACCCAGGCCTCTCCTTAGGTGGTATTGATCTGTCAGTTGATCAGTTAAATATATACTTTCAGGGAAGGAGTGAACCCAGCAATCCCTAATTTCAGGAGAAACAGACTGCTTCTTAGGTTGGGGGGAGCCTTTATCCCAACCAGCTCTGCTCATACCAGAAGGGCCTGAGGATCAAGTGTCAACTGCTACAGCCTGAATAATTCATACCAAGGCCAGGAGAGCTCCCTTCTCAGGAGCCTGTCTCTTTAAATCAGGCCTGGAGCTTCCCTggaggggtggtgggggagggcggGAATCCAGAGCAAAACAAACCTATAAACAGCTCAGCCTTGGTCCCTTCTGAGGCCCCCTACTCCAACAGTGCAAAATCTGCTTCTGGTCTCCCCACATCTGGAGCCCCAAACCCTCCTACCCATTCACAGGTGGGGTAccctggagaggaggaggggcagcTGATGTCATCCAACAACCCTAAGGTCCTGAGACCCAGGACAATCAAGCAGGGGTCCAAGGTGCTGGGGCAAGGAGGGGGGCAGCAAAGAGCTTAATCACCACTCCCACCAGGTCCCAGGGCCTAAGGAGAGTGCTTGGGGGAGGAGTCCAGCCTGGTGGAGAAAACCAGATGGAAGAAATCCTGGCGGAGCAGCCAGTGACTTGCGGGGAAGAGGGGTGGAAGGAAGACGGGGGTTGTCTCGATTTCCTCGGGTagatggggtggggtggaaaaGATGGAGGTCTCCTGGAACGTGGAGGGATGCTGACAGAGCCAGATCAGATGAAACTGGGGTCGCAGAAGAGGGGGCTGAGGCTGGGGATTTTCCTCTCCTAGCACGCCCTCTCCTTGATCACAGAAATTAGGAAGCAGCTGAAAAACGAGGAACTTTCCCAGCTGACCCCTCATCCCTGCCTGCACTTGGAGGAAGAACTCTAAAATCCTGCCCCTAAATTCTCCCTTGGAGATGCTGACCCACCTGCCAGCTCTCCCCAGCCCGGTCCCGCCCCGCCCCACACGTGCCTGAGAGGTAAGAGGAAGGAGCCAGCTTAAACGCGGAGGGTGGGGGAGATGAGAGGGAACTCAGTCAGAACCTCGGAGAGTCAAACTTCACAGCAGTCCGGGAGCCGAAAGGTGGGGGGGACAAGAGCAGCAGCCCACAGCCCTGGTTCTCGGGAGCCTTCCACCCCGCCTCTCCGCTAGGAGGGCGCGGAGACACCGCTGGGGGCGGAGGAGGCGGctgggaggcggggaggggggaggcaAACCCTGCCCACTCGGCTCTGAGCCCAGAGCGGCCGCGGAACTCGGAGGCCGGTGCGCAGGGCGAAGAGGGCACCGGGGGCGGGGGGCTCCGCTCCCTGCCTGTCCCCTCTCGCCCCAACCAGGAAAGTGAAGGCTCCTCGGACTCTAGAGCCAGCGGACGGAAGGACCACGACCGCCGGGCGCTCGGGCTCAAGGACTTGCCccacccgcccccctccccgcccccaaggcGCTCCGCACTCACTGGTGAGCGCCGCGACCCGGGCGCTGGATGTGGGGGCAGCTGCGATGGCCCCGCGCGCGGGACAGCCGGAGCACAGGGGCCCGCTGCTGCCGGGGCTGCTGCTCGTGGCGGCGGCGCTGAGCCGACCCGCCGCGCCCTGTCCCTTCCAGTGCTACTGCTTCGGCGGCCCCAAGCTGATGTTGCGCTGCGCGTCCGGCGCCGAGCTCCGGCAGCCGCCGCGGGACGTGCCGCCCGACGCGCGCAACCTCACCATCGTGGGCGCCAACCTGACGGTGCTGCGCGCGGCCGCCTTCGCCGGCGGGGACGCGGACGGGGAGGAGGCGGCGGAGGGCGGCGTGCGCCTGCCGCACCTCACCGCCCTGCGCCTCACGCACAACAACATCGAGGTGGTGGAGGACGGCGCCTTCGACGGGCTACCCAGCCTGACGGCGCTCGACCTGAGCCACAATCCGCTGCGCACCCTGGGCGGCGGCGCCTTCCGCGGGCTGCCCGCGCTGCGCTCGCTGCAGCTCAACCACGCGCTGGCGCGGGGCGGCCCCGCACTGCTGGCCGCGCTGGACGCCGCGCTCGCTCCGCTCGACGAGCTGCGCCTCCTGGGCCTGGCGGGCAACGCGCTTAGCCGCCTGCCGCCCGCCGCTCTGCGCCGGCCGCGCCTGGAGCAGCTGGATGTGCACCTCAACGCCCTGGCCGGCCTGGACCCCGACGAGCTGCGGGCGCTAGAACGCGATGGCGGCCTCCCGGCTCCGCGCTTGCTGCTCGCGGACAACCCCCTGCGCTGCGGCTGCGCCGCGCGCCCCCTGCTGGCCTGGCTACACAACGCCACGGAGCGCGTACCCGACGCGCGGCGCCTGCGCTGCGCCGCCCCGCGGGCGCTGCACAATCGGCCTTTCCTGGACTTGGACGAGACGCAGCTGCGCTGCGCCGACGGCGATGCCGACGGTCGCGGGGATGAAGTGGAAGTCGCCGGCCCCGAGCTGGAAGCCTCCTACGTCTTCTTCGGGCTGGTTCTGGCGCTCATCGGTCTCATCTTCCTTATGGTGCTCTACCTAAACCGCCGCGGCATCCAGCGCTGGATGCGCAACTTGCGCGAGGCGTGCCGGGACCAGATGGAGGGCTACCACTACCGCTACGAGCAGGACGCCGCCGACCCGCGCCGCGTGCCCGCCCCGGCCGCGCCCACCGGCTCTCGCGCCACTTCCCCGGGTTCGGGCCTCTGAGCTTCGGCTGTTCTGACTTGGGGACTGCCCCTGCCAGCTGATGACCTTACTGAGGCCGCCTCGCCCGAGACCGTGGGTATGGGACACCCGCGAGCTTGAGGCTTTGAGACCTGCCCCTGCCCTGAGACCTTTGGATTATGGCATCTCCCCCACCCAGAGGCCTGGAGCTGTACCCCTTCTCCCCAGCTTCTGAGAGCTGTCACCATCGAAGACCCAGAGACACCCTCTTCTGATTCCAGAACCACCCCCATCCACTCATCCCAGGCTCTGAAAGCCCTCCTGAACCACCCGAAGCCCCTTCCCCCTTTCAGGACTCACTCGGAGACCCTGTCCTATCCCAAGCCCCTGAGACTGCTTCCACCACCCTGTGCATTGAACCCAGACCTCTCTTTAGGAAACACCCCCCTAAACTACACTCCAGCTCGCAGCCCTCAGCTCCCTTCTAGTGCTCAGGGGCCCTCACATCCCATTCTAGTCTCAGAATCAGAGCACCCCCTTCAGAAGGTTTTTGTGGACTTTGAGCCTTTTTCCTTTTACCCGCTCATCCTGCATACAGACCTACATCTGGGGGCTCTGAGGGCTGGGCACCCTCCCCCTATCTGAAGATGTATTTCATACCACCCACCACCTCAGCTCTAGCTCAAGCCCCTCCTTGGCCCAGGCTTGGCACTCAGCTCCTAACTCTGCCGTCACAGGGACAAGGACACCTCATTAAACCCTTAGTGTGGAGCCGATCCTCAGCGTTTCCCACTTGGGGTTCTCATACCCCAATACTCAGTCCTTGTTCCCAATTTGAGACTCTCAGCTCTTTACCCCGATCTGAGTTAAATCCCTTTACCCAAGTTTTGGGCTCTCAGTTCTCTCTACACCCATCGCTTGCACTCAGTACCCACACCTGCCACTCACTGGGTCAGGTCCAGTGAGGACTCCATCCCTGGGAGATGCCCACCCCCCTTTCCTCTTAGGATGAGCTCTCTAGCCCTGCAAAACAGGCAGGTGCCAAGCACCGCTCCCCCCCAACCATGCTAGCAGATCCTCATGAGAGATCCTGGAGGAGAGAGTCCTGGGGGTGCAAAGTAGATGCGCTGGCCTTAGAACCTGGGTCAGCTGACGTTTGTGCCCACAGAGAGGGGTGGAAGAGGAGGCTCTGAAGGGCTGGGAGCTGTTGGCCACGTCCTCTTTCCCACCCATGTGACTCTTCTCCCCTGAAGTTTCCTTGCTGCCACCTCGCCATCCTTGCCCATCCCCTGCCCCATATGACTTCTGGAAGAGGAAGGGGGCCTCTCCTCCTGTCTCAGGCACAAGCCCTCCTGTCCAGGGTCAGAGCCTCAGCACCCTGCCTTCTGCATGATCCCAAAGCACAATTGGTGAGTGGGAGGGGGCTGCCTCTCCCTGACTCCCATCCCCTAGGTCAAGCAGAAAGGCTGGCCTGTGCTGCCTCTGCACACAGGAAGTCACCCTCCTCCAACATATTGGCTTGAGGCCTCTCCCCACCTAGAAATCTGGATCTCCTTTGGGCAGTTTTCTATAAAGTctgcaataacctcagatactctgCTCTTGGAAGTGGTGCCATGTCATTCTTGCTGACCTTGGTCACtgaagtgggggaggggacacTCAGAGCATTTTGAACCTTCCTGAGATGAAACAGTGACTCTTGATGTCTTTTCTCagactgggggctggggggaagcGGGCTCTGACGGCACATCGTAGGATTGGGGCTAGCCATATGGAGGGACTTCCCATTGGGATGGCATGGCTCTCCAAACCAGTTTTGCTTTTCATCCTGAGGTAGAGTTATCCACAGCCAGGGTGGGACCCTATGGTTCCTCTTCATTCTCTTACCCTTCGACTCTTCAACACTCGGTGGTATGGGGGGTCATGGGGGTGGTGTCGTTAGACTGACAAATTAACTAGCATCAGATGAGTCTGTCAAGGGAGGAAGTCCAGCTACAGAGAATCAGAAGCAGTTGATTCAGGCAGGCAAGAGGAGGATGCGTGATCTGCTGCTTTGGCATCATCTCCTTTgttgaattgggcttccctggtggctcagatggtaaagaatcagcctgcaatgcaggagacctgggtttgatccctgggttggacagatcccttggaggagggcatggcaacccattccagtattcttgccagtggagtgtggcaggctacagtccatggagtctcaaagagtcggatatgactgagtgactaaacacagcacttCTGTTGAATTACTTGATCCTCCCTTATGTTCTGTGTCATGCCATGCTCTCCTGGCTACAGGGCTAAGACCTGCACCTTGAGTATATGAGAGGCTGAGGGGAGGCAGcctagcagtgtgtgtgtgtgtgtgtgtgtgtgtgtgtgtgtgtgtatataaaatagcCCCTTGAGATAATGTGGATGAGACGATAGGTGGGTTCTAGGCCAGTGGGGTTAGGGCAAGAGGCTGTCGCCTCCTCAAGGTCCCCAGGCTGGATTATTTTACATTCAGGGTCTCAGAACCCTGGAACTGCATGGCGAATATCTAGAATTCTGGCATTTTGGAATCTTGAAGTTCTAGAATATGTGTCTTCTAAACATTGAAAGGGACCTCCAAGGTGATGTGGGAAACCTGGTAAACTGGGTCAGCAAGGAGCACCCTCTATCTGGGAAGAGCCCAATCCCTCCCTTCCACTTTAGGGCCAGAGAAAGCAGCCTGGGACTCCTTGACAGTCCCAGCTTTGCCGTGAGGCCAGGAACACTCCCCACCCCAGCTGGCTTTTCACCAAGTGAAAAGAGTCATGAGTCTCCTTATATTTTCCCAGCAAATTTCCTACCCCTCTTCTCAGTCATCCCTCTTGAGAAAGGGTTAAATTATTTGGAAGCATTTCCATCCATCTGTCAGTGGCCTTCAAAGAATGCTCTGCCAGTCCCGCAGGACAAAATAGTAATGGGTTTCTAACAAGGTTAGAGAACTATGTCTCTAACAGGTCACCCCTACCCTCAGTTCCAAAGACATGTCCTCTGGCACTGTAACCTAAGACTGCAGTAAATCCTGGCATATAAAACATGCTACTAGCTGTGGCTCACTGTCAGCAAAAATCTTGGAGGGTTTTAGATGAGAGCTGATGCTAAGCTAAACATCAAATCAATAGTTGTCAAAAATCAACAAATTGAGTACCTAAGTTATGCCAGTTGACGTTTAACCTTAGTGTCATTCACTGATTCCCATTAAATGTTGTCTCTGAGCTGCTTCCCTTCTTGCAGTCTTGCACTGGCCTTGGGCTTTATGGGACAATCAGCGGGTCCCCAGGGGCCCCAGCCTCTTCTGCAGATCCAGCCATTTGCTAACTCTCTACTGAATACAACTTTGCAGTCCTAGAAAAGCTAATGACTCAGGGGAGAAATTATATTCAATCAAATTCTAGAGAAACGAAGTCACAGGAAACTGTGTGCTCAGAGTAGAGGCCCCTGTACCCAGCCTAAGGAAACTTCTTAAAGTCACATTTGAAcagggttttgaaggatgaataggagtttgctGAACAAAGACAGATCTAAAGAATCACCTTCTGCAAGGGTGTGGAGGCAGGAAAATCTATTAGTCTGATAattcaaaaaaaatgtttatggcTGGGATAGATAGGAAGATGTTTGTGGGTAAGATGGTTCTGTGTTCCCCTCACTCTCCACTGCACTAGAGGGACTTCCGCCCTCAGAGGAGAACTCAGGGAAGCAGGGAGATGCGATATGTGGGCCAAGAGAACTGCATGCTTCTCTCGcttattccttccttctttttgtgCCCATCCTTTTTGTGGCAAgcctcatgctgagcacaggaAACACAGGAATCAGCTAAGCTGTGCCCACAGGAGGCCAGACGGGCATGGGGGTAAGggaaggggctgcaaagagtccttGCAGGAAAAGGTGAGATGGAGGGGTCTGGCTAGTTCTCCCCTGACACCCTGATGCACCCCCTCACTGCAGACCCTCTCAGCAGCACCAAGGACCCCCCGAATGGCCAGCCTTCCCCTCTAATCAGATGCTGTGAATGCTGCTGGAAGTTTGAGGTAGGCAGGGGACTACAGGGCCCAAGTGCTGGGGGTAAGCTCCATCCAGGATGTGCCCTTAAACAGCAGGTAGGGTAAAGCCTTCCCTGGTGTCCACTGCATAAGGTttcgtgctcccaatgcaggggactgggatgccatccttggtcagggaactaggtcccactaGTTCTGCAACTaaaactcagcacagccaaataaaaaaaattttttttaaaaagaggaggtAGGATAGAGagcagggagaaagggagaaaaaagatgtGTGACTGTCAGAAATGTGACAGACATGAGGCGGCTCTGAGGCAAGAAACCTGTCAGACTTCCTGGGGTTCGGTGACCCTGTAAAACCTGAAATTTCCTCTCAAAAACAGAGGAGAGCCACGATCACCATCTCCTTGAGAAGGCATTTACTTCTGCGCCCCCATTCCTACCCAGGCCCCTCAGTTCTGGGATGAGGGCCCAGCTGGAGTCCAGAGGGCTGGGGTTCAGTCTGAGCTCAGCATGATTTGCCATGTCATCTGGTTCCCTGGTCAGTCAGAAACAGAGGTTAGGCCCCATTGTGTGCTTGGGTGCTGGGGATTCAGCAATGAACACCTAAGAGCCGGCTTTTACCTATTTGGTTTGTTCCACCCCTGGCCATGGACACCCCCTGCCCTTCCCTGGCTCCAGGTTCCTTCTGTCCAGACTGGGGCTGGACCTGTGACCTCCAGAGGCACTGTCTGCTCTCACTGAGGCCCATCTCCTTCTTTATTAAGTCTGCCTGGCAGACTCATGGCCCTAATTTATGGGCATGGCCTTTCCCGGACTGGGAGAGGTGACTGGGGCAGTTATTATTCCTGTGGTAATGTGCTTGGCTGCCTCCAGAGTCCCTTCTTGGCTCCCTCACCCCTCTCTTGCCGCCTCTGCCCTCTTTCTTCAGCACTGCTTCGTGTGACTTGCTCAGGGGTGGCTGCTCCTCTGGAGACCTCCTCAGCTAACCCTCCTGTGTACTGATGGGGAAGTTGAGGCTCAGCGAGTGCAGGAGCCCGTCCAGGTCACGCCAGGTGCTAGGAGCAGAGCAGACCCACAGCTCCGGACACCCCCTGGGGTCTTCCCTTGCCCTGCTCTGGGTCTGAGTACCTGGCAGGGCT
Coding sequences:
- the TPBGL gene encoding trophoblast glycoprotein-like gives rise to the protein MAPRAGQPEHRGPLLPGLLLVAAALSRPAAPCPFQCYCFGGPKLMLRCASGAELRQPPRDVPPDARNLTIVGANLTVLRAAAFAGGDADGEEAAEGGVRLPHLTALRLTHNNIEVVEDGAFDGLPSLTALDLSHNPLRTLGGGAFRGLPALRSLQLNHALARGGPALLAALDAALAPLDELRLLGLAGNALSRLPPAALRRPRLEQLDVHLNALAGLDPDELRALERDGGLPAPRLLLADNPLRCGCAARPLLAWLHNATERVPDARRLRCAAPRALHNRPFLDLDETQLRCADGDADGRGDEVEVAGPELEASYVFFGLVLALIGLIFLMVLYLNRRGIQRWMRNLREACRDQMEGYHYRYEQDAADPRRVPAPAAPTGSRATSPGSGL